A DNA window from Mus pahari chromosome 13, PAHARI_EIJ_v1.1, whole genome shotgun sequence contains the following coding sequences:
- the Naaa gene encoding N-acylethanolamine-hydrolyzing acid amidase produces the protein MGNLATRAACHGAQLALALLLLLSLSGPWLSAVVPGTPPLFNVSLDAAPEQRWLPMLLHYDPDFVRTAVAQVIGDRVPQWVLGMIGEIVSKVETFLPQPFTDEIRGICDSLNLSLADGILVNLAYEASAFCTSIVAQDAQGRIYHGRNLDYPFGNILRKLTADVQFIKNGQIAFTGTTFVGYVGLWTGQSPHKFTISGDERDKGWWWENMIAALSLGHSPISWLIRKTLSESESFEAAVYTLAKTPLIADVYYIVGGTSSKEGVVITRDREGPADIWPLDPLNGEWFRVETNYDHWKPVPKRDDRRTPAIKALNATGQAHLSLETLFQVLSVFPVYNNYTIYTTVMSAAEPDKYLSMIRNPS, from the exons ATGGGGAACCTAGCCACCAGGGCTGCGTGTCATGGGGCACAACTGGCCCTggctctgttgctgctgctgtcgcTGTCGGGTCCCTGGCTGTCGGCTGTGGTCCCCGGAACTCCGCCTCTCTTCAACGTCAGCCTGGACGCGGCCCCGGAGCAGCGCTGGCTGCCGATGCTGCTGCACTACGACCCAGACTTCGTACGCACCGCGGTGGCGCAGGTCATTGG CGACAGGGTTCCCCAATGGGTACTCGGGATGATCGGAGAAATCGTGTCGAAGGtggagaccttcctgcctcagcccttcaCCGACGAGATCCGCGGCATCTGTGACTCGCTCAACCTCAGCCTGGCCGACGGTATCTTGGTCAACCTGGCCTATGAGGCTTCCGC attCTGCACCAGTATTGTGGCCCAAGATGCCCAAGGCCGTATTTACCATGGTCGGAACCTGGACTATCCTTTTGGAAATATCTTACGAAAGCTGACAGCAGACGTGCAGTTTATAAAGAATGGGCAG ATTGCATTCACGGGGACCACTTTCGTTGGCTATGTAGGACTGTGGACAGGCCAAAGTCCACACAAGTTTACAATTTCTGGTGATGAACGAG ATAAAGGCTGGTGGTGGGAGAATATGATCGCGGCACTTTCTCTGGGACACTCCCCCATCAGCTGGCTTATCCGCAAA ACCCTGAGTGAGTCAGAAAGCTTTGAAGCAGCTGTCTACACTCTGGCCAAGACTCCCCTCATTGCTGACGTTTATTACATTGTTGGGGGTACATCATCCAAGGAGGGAGTAGTCATCACCAGGGACAGAGAAGGCCCGGCGGACATTTGGCCTCTTGACCCTCTGAATGGAGA GTGGTTCCGAGTTGAGACAAATTATGACCACTGGAAGCCTGTACCCAAGAGAGATGACCGAAG AACACCAGCCATCAAAGCCCTGAATGCCACAGGGCAAGCTCACCTCAGTCTGGAGACCCTCTTCCAG GTTTTATCCGTGTTTCCTGTTTATAACAA CTACACAATTTATACTACAGTGATGAGCGCTGCTGAGCCCGACAAGTACCTCTCCATGATCAGAAACCCGAGCTGA